A stretch of Saccharomyces cerevisiae S288C chromosome IV, complete sequence DNA encodes these proteins:
- the DON1 gene encoding Don1p (Meiosis-specific component of the spindle pole body; subunit of the leading edge protein (LEP) complex (Ssp1-Ady3-Don1-Irc10) that forms a ring-like structure at the leading edge of the prospore membrane (PSM) during meiosis II; required for PSM growth and closure; DON1 has a paralog, CUE5, that arose from the whole genome) — translation MGKKNRKGKENNAAKTSFLKVENIKNTNSGLELPSQDYTNVEEKESSPKTDFPLITKEHVNTKTDSNILDYPTIGDLVSSVEKLCVLKELKIAFPEVDDTLIKAILIASQGVLEPAFNSLLYYSSPEENTDFALPMKPISVEDYSKINVSEILQREIFDDIEDEFSGQGINGSMVISKIESELSSLAEHIGNISTPGSNREVAESTRNVAVAEGHNTILSNEDSILKGKEKGKEEEKEKGEEKGVNSLKGAAVKVVAKSLKNNRIPVTVKRNEPSNNLFDVLNCDESEEEEEQDVETNTSNQERKNQGGNTEVPEAQRDSADRLPAKDDGGYKSAFGTDSCGLFAADAKDEKKQVHPSRQELSFT, via the coding sequence AtgggaaagaaaaatagaaagggaaaagaaaataatgcTGCTAAAACCTCTTTTCTAAAAGTAGAGAATATTAAAAACACTAATTCGGGATTGGAGCTTCCATCGCAAGACTATACAAAcgttgaagaaaaagaaagtagCCCGAAAACTGACTTTCCATTAATTACAAAGGAACATGTAAACACGAAAACTGACAGCAATATTCTCGATTATCCCACCATAGGCGATTTAGTTTCCTCAGTAGAGAAATTATGTGtcttgaaagaattgaagataGCATTTCCAGAAGTAGATGATACATTAATTAAAGCCATTTTAATTGCCTCCCAAGGGGTTTTGGAGCCGGCATTCAATTCTTTACTCTACTACTCAAGTCCGGAGGAAAACACTGACTTTGCATTACCAATGAAGCCGATAAGTGTGGAAGACTATAGTAAAATAAATGTGTCTGAGATTTTGCAACGTGAAATATTCGATGATATTGAAGACGAATTTTCTGGTCAAGGAATAAATGGCTCCATggtaatttcaaaaattgaatcAGAACTAAGTTCTTTGGCCGAACACATTGGCAACATTAGCACCCCCGGATCGAATAGAGAAGTCGCCGAATCGACTAGGAACGTGGCTGTTGCAGAGGGCCATAATACAATTTTATCAAACGAAGATAGTATACTCAAGGGAAAAGAGAAGGGAAAAGAGGAGGAAAAGGAGAAGggagaagaaaagggaGTTAACAGCTTAAAAGGCGCCGCTGTGAAAGTTGTTGCGAAGTCATTGAAGAATAATCGCATTCCCGTCACTGTGAAGAGAAATGAGCCTTCAAACAATTTATTTGACGTTTTAAACTGCGACGAAAGcgaggaagaagaagagcaagATGTCGAAACCAATACGTCGAATCAAGAAAGGAAGAACCAGGGCGGTAATACTGAAGTGCCGGAGGCTCAGCGTGACAGTGCAGATAGGTTACCTGCCAAGGACGACGGTGGATACAAATCTGCCTTTGGCACTGATAGTTGTGGTCTATTTGCAGCTGACGctaaagatgaaaaaaagcagGTTCATCCATCTAGACAAGAATTAAGTTTTACGTAG
- the PMP3 gene encoding Pmp3p (Small plasma membrane protein; confers resistance to amphotericin B and is a potential target of this common antifungal drug; related to a family of plant polypeptides that are overexpressed under high salt concentration or low temperature; not essential for viability; deletion causes hyperpolarization of the plasma membrane potential) — MDSAKIINIILSLFLPPVAVFLARGWGTDCIVDIILTILAWFPGMLYALYIVLQD; from the coding sequence ATGGATTCTGCCAAGATCATTAACATTATATTATCCCTTTTCTTACCACCAGTCGCCGTTTTTCTAGCCCGTGGGTGGGGTACTGACTGTATAGTGGATATCATTTTGACCATTTTGGCTTGGTTCCCAGGTATGCTATATGCCTTGTACATTGTCCTACAAGATTAA
- a CDS encoding uncharacterized protein (hypothetical protein; conserved among S. cerevisiae strains; YDR274C is not an essential gene) gives MFSCLLHSSRPTDSYCTLAAPLSQTARTRTMTFHAATAKRKTEHSGIKESNLHLSRVLLSSFCRAKGRFVSFFICYPFPFGLTRFPRVLWSIGLDKSLFTRVHFSPSFFSLLAPLQFSGIVRS, from the coding sequence ATGTTTTCTTGCCTTTTACATTCCTCACGCCCTACTGACAGCTATTGCACTTTGGCGGCACCACTCAGCCAGACTGCCCGTACCCGTACGATGACCTTCCATGCAGCCACGGCGAAACGCAAGACCGAGCATTCGGGAATCAAGGAATCTAACTTGCATTTGTCCCGGGTCCTACTAAGCTCTTTCTGCCGTGCAAAAGGACGTTTCGTTTCGTTTTTCATATGCTATCCATTTCCTTTTGGGCTAACTAGGTTTCCGCGGGTTTTGTGGTCAATAGGACTCGACAAATCATTATTTACGCGCGTGCATTTTTCGCCATCATTCTTTTCCCTTCTTGCACCACTACAATTTTCCGGGATTGTACGATCGTAG
- the TLD1 gene encoding triglyceride-associated lipolysis regulator TLD1 (Protein that regulates lipolysis; inhibits oxidative damage induced by amphotericin B; overexpression increases flocculation, biofilm formation, invasive and pseudohyphal growth; ORF exhibits genomic organization compatible with a translational readthrough-dependent mode of expression; null mutant displays increased translation rate and increased readthrough of premature stop codons; TLD1 has a paralog, IRC23, that arose from the whole genome duplication), whose amino-acid sequence MFFFPKLRKLIGSTVIDHDTKNSSGKEEIMSNSRLALVIINHAFDKVLSLTWHCGILSEIRSGLMLMFGIFQLMCSLGVIVLLLPIIILDAIDLFLYMCRLLDYGCKLFHYNRSSLPVADGKEKTSGPISGKEEIVIDEEIINMLNESSESLINHTTAGLEYDISSGSVNKSRRLNSTSTVTFVKQNKLVNERREDAYYEEEDDDFLSNPNYDKISLIEKSFTSRFEVACEQKAA is encoded by the coding sequence atgttttttttcccgAAGCTTAGAAAACTTATAGGTTCAACTGTGATCGATCACGATACCAAGAACTCATCAGGAAAGGAAGAGATCATGTCAAATAGCCGATTAGCACTTGTTATTATCAACCACGCCTTTGATAAGGTACTATCTTTGACGTGGCACTGCGGGATATTATCCGAAATAAGATCAGGACTGATGTTAATGTTTGGCATTTTCCAGTTGATGTGCTCTTTGGGTGTCATCGTATTGCTGTTGCCTATTATCATACTGGACGCGATCGATCTATTCCTCTACATGTGCAGGTTGCTTGATTACGGTTGCAAGTTATTCCACTACAATAGATCATCATTACCGGTGGCagatggaaaagaaaagaccAGTGGTCCCATAAGCGGAAAGGAGGAAATAGTTATTGATGAGGAGATAATTAATATGCTAAATGAATCCTCAGAATCATTGATCAATCATACTACAGCTGGTCTGGAATATGATATTAGTTCAGGTAGTGTTAACAAAAGTAGGCGTTTGAATTCAACTAGTACAGTTACATTTGTGAAGCAGAATAAACTTGTTAATGAAAGGAGGGAAGACGCCTACTACGAGgaagaggatgatgatTTCCTATCAAATCCGAATTATGATAAGATATCATTGATCGAAAAATCATTCACGAGTCGTTTTGAAGTGGCTTGTGAGCAGAAAGCTGCTTAA